TACAATGGAAAAAGATGAACACACAATTTTACCATTAGAAACCATTGATGAAGCATCACGCATCTTTAAGGCATTATCTGACCCTACTAGAATTAAAATCTTATATTTACTCTCTCAAGAGGAGTGTTCTGTTAGCCATATGGTTGAGGTCCTCGAAATGACTCAATCAGCTGTTTCTCACCAGCTTAGCTTATTAAGAAATCTTAGATTGGTTAAATATCGTCGAGAAGGCAACACGTTTTTTTATACATATGACGATGAACATGTCATAGAAATCTTAAACCAAGTTCTATCGCATATAGACCACACCTAAGGGGGAATGAGTATGGCTCATCATCATCATCATCACCATGGTCACGATCATCATCATGATCACCACCATCATTTCGAGATTACTAGAGAAGGAAATAAAAAAGGTTTACTTATAGCTTTAGTAATTACCACTAGCATAATGCTTCTTGAGTTTTTTGGAGGTTTATTAACGAATAGTTTGGCTTTATTAAGTGATGCTGGTCATATGTTAAGTGACGCAAGTTCTTTATTATTAAGCTTAATAGCAATTTGGTTTGCTTCAAGACCACCTTCACCTAAAAAGACCTATGGGTTTTACCGCGTTGAAATTTTAGCAGCTTTGTTTAATGGAGTTTCCTTATTTATCATCGCGGGCTTTATTGTTTGGGAAGCCTTCGAACGCTTTTTAGCCCCTCCAACAGTTGCAAGTGGTACTATGATCATCATAGCTTCTGTTGGATTGTTTGCAAATTTAGTAAGTGCCTGGGCACTAATCCGAAAAGGTGATGTGAAGAATAACGTAAATCTACGAAGTGCTTACCTACACGTCTTGGGAGATGCATTAGGTTCAGTAGGTGCTATAATCGCAGGAATTGTGATGTTAATGTTTTCATGGTACATTGCAGACCCCATCATCTCAGTAATCGTGGCCCTTCTAATTCTAAAAAGTGCATGGGGCGTCATACTACATTCAATCCATATCCTAATGGAAGGAACTCCGACTACCCTTAATCAACACGAGGTAAAAAATGAACTATTACAAATCACTGGCGTTAAAGATATTCACGACCTTCACATCTGGACGATCACATCAGGTTTAGATTCATTAAGCTGTCATATGGTGATAGAAGACCAGATAGATAGTCAGGAAATTCTACAACATGCAATTGATAAAATCAAAGATAAATTCCACATTGTGCACACCACCATTCAAATTGAAACTTCAAAGATTCAGCATAAAGAAACACTTTGTATGAAAAAGTATAATGAGTGTATTTTTTAGATATGGACATGGAACCCCTTCTCTCATAGGTGAATATCATATTTATGCAAAGGAGGGATGTTCATGTACAATCAATATGGTTATCCTGGGATGACAAATCCTATGGATGTTCAAAACGCTTGTCAAAGATACATGAATTATTATGTTACTGGTCAATTAGCAGATGGGTCACAGGTCGAAGGTATCATTACAGATATGGATGAAAATGGTGTCGAAATGATGGTCCCGGAGGAAGTTCAAGAGGATATGACAGATATGCGCTTCGGAATCGGCGGATATGGTGGATTTGGTGGCTATGACGGATACGATGGGTATGGTTATGGTTATGGAAGACCAAGAAGAAGATATCGCCGCTTCCGACGTCGTCGCTTTCCATATTCAACATTTGTCTTCCCATTCATTTTCCCATTCCCGTTTTATTACTAGAATAACGTAAAGGACCTATGAACTTCCTACAGTAAATAAATTACGTAGGAGACGTTCGTAAGGTCCTTTTTTTATTATTTCATGTTTCTTTCATACTACTACCCTATTTCGCTATTTTTTTACAAACATAAATCATTCGAGTGCTTTCACTCGTTAAAGGAGTTTCATTCCAATCCTCATATACTTTAACTATTTCAAAGCCATTTGAGGATAAAACACGTTCCATCTCTTTTGGAAAAACATAACGCAAGCTAATGTTGGTTCTCGATTCATTAATTACCTCTTCATTTTCATTTTTGAACCTTCTAATCGTTGTGTAATCTTGAACCTGTAGGAGTGAATCATAAGAACTTATTGTATATACATCAACTTTACATAAAGTTTCAAGATCTTCATATGTTCTCCAATACTCTTCAGTACTCGGTTGAAGTAACTCCTCTTCACTTGGAAATCGGGTATTAAAAATGAAGATACCGTCTGTTTCTAAATGTTGATAAACCGAGAAGAGCAGGCCATCTTGTTCCTCATTTGAAAGAAAATGTTGAAATGAATTCCCCACAGAATAGATTAGTTTACTTTTCATAGGAAGTTTTAACTTAGTGCAATCTTGGAGTATCCAATCAATAGATAACTGTAATTCTGAAGCTTTCCTCCTTGCTTCATTTAACATTCCTCGATGAAGATCGATGCCAATTAATTGATGATTCTCTTCCGCAAGTGGAATTGTAGCTCTTCCTGTACCGCAGGCTAAGTCAATGATAGGTCCATCTATCCTCGACGCAAACTTTAACAAGAATGGTATATCCTCTTTATAGGATTCATTTTCTAAGTCATATAAAGTTGGGTCATTGTATTCTTCTAGATTATTTTTCAATTGGAACCACCTTCAGTTTTGATATACTTCCTAAAACAGGCTATTGTTAGACCTTCCGTTATTGGTATTTCTTTGGTCTTTGTGAAACCATTTTTGTTATAAAACGTAATCGCTGGGCTATTTTTAGCACCTGTTGATACAGTCAAAGAGTATGAAGCATTAAATGAACTCTCTACAAACTCTAATAACCCCTTCGCAATCCCTTTACGAAAATGACGTGGATGAACCACTAATCTATGGATATCAATTACTGTATTCTCTATCTTATAAGAAATGACTCCACACAGTTCTCCGTCTATGTAAAATCCAATAAATGTTTCTCCACACTGAGTCAAACTTTCGACTGTATCCTTTAATGGAGGAAGGTCATAAAATTGAATGATTTCAGCCTCCACCTGATAAGCCGGAATTTGCACATCTAGTACAGCCTTTGCTACCACTGAATTTGTAATATCTATTATATTTATCGACATTTTTACTATCCCTTCCCTCTAATTAAAAAACCTTTAATTAAGGTTCTACATTCCTCACTTCCTCTTCATACAGTCTTACATTATAAACTAATTGTAAAGTTTCTAATTTTCAATCAAATACCGTTTCATTATTCTACAATTTCATGTATAGTTAATTTAATATTTTTATAGAAATAGGTGAATGACTATGCTTGAAAAATATAGAGGTAGACTTATAGCAACCATAACATTTATTTTTGCCATTTCTATTTGGAACTTCATCTATTATTACTACAATAACTATTCATTTAATCTATTACTAGACGCTTCTTACACTGTCATTGTTGCTTTAGTTGTATGGTGGCTTGCATCCTATTATGATAAATCAAAGGTTCTGCTGAGAGAACTAAAGAGTAGTGAAGAAGATTATAAAAAGTTATCAGAATCAACTACCTACGTTTTTGAAAACCTTAACCAAGTCGTCTATCAAACAGACTGTCAGGGTGTTATTACACTATTAAACTCCCAATGGGAAAGGTTAACAGGTTTTACTGTACAAGAAACGATAGGTAATAGTATCTTTCTGTTTATCTATCCTGAAGATTTAGCAATAGCCACCGAAAAAGCTACAAGTTATTATCAAAAAAAAGAGAAGGTATTGCAAGAAGAACTTCGCTTTCGTAAAAAAGATGGTGGTTTTATTTGGTTACAAATAAATACTAAAATTAACTTCAACTCAAATAATGAAACGATATCTACCGTTGGGACTCTAACCGACATTACCGAATGGAAAATATCTGAAAAAGAATTACTACAAATAAACGAAGATTTGGCTATAAAATCAGATAAATTAAGTGTGATTGCACAAATGTCAGCAGCTATTGCACATGAGGTTAGAAATCCTTTAACCTCCATAAACGGATTCTTACAATTACTACAAGAACAAAAGCATTTAAAAGATGAATATTTAGAGATCATTTTTTCTGAGATGAAGAGAATTGAACTTGTTCTAAATGAAATGCTTATGCTTTCAAAACCGCAAACCATTTTATTTGATAAAATCGACCTTGTTCTGACCCTGGACCACGTATTGGCCCTTATAAGCTCTGAAGCAAATATGAAAAGTATTGAATTAATAAAAGAAACTGGCATTGAACCTGTTTGGGTATATGGCGAAGAAAATCAGTTGAAGCA
The DNA window shown above is from Cytobacillus luteolus and carries:
- a CDS encoding ATP-binding protein — encoded protein: MLEKYRGRLIATITFIFAISIWNFIYYYYNNYSFNLLLDASYTVIVALVVWWLASYYDKSKVLLRELKSSEEDYKKLSESTTYVFENLNQVVYQTDCQGVITLLNSQWERLTGFTVQETIGNSIFLFIYPEDLAIATEKATSYYQKKEKVLQEELRFRKKDGGFIWLQINTKINFNSNNETISTVGTLTDITEWKISEKELLQINEDLAIKSDKLSVIAQMSAAIAHEVRNPLTSINGFLQLLQEQKHLKDEYLEIIFSEMKRIELVLNEMLMLSKPQTILFDKIDLVLTLDHVLALISSEANMKSIELIKETGIEPVWVYGEENQLKQVFINILKNGIESMTTGGKIHIYLATNNEFVSIYFRDEGSGISPDTLRKIGQPFYTTKEKGTGLGLTICFKIIENHRGKIHITSQVKVGTTFEVILPCHLPAITENVS
- a CDS encoding class I SAM-dependent DNA methyltransferase translates to MKNNLEEYNDPTLYDLENESYKEDIPFLLKFASRIDGPIIDLACGTGRATIPLAEENHQLIGIDLHRGMLNEARRKASELQLSIDWILQDCTKLKLPMKSKLIYSVGNSFQHFLSNEEQDGLLFSVYQHLETDGIFIFNTRFPSEEELLQPSTEEYWRTYEDLETLCKVDVYTISSYDSLLQVQDYTTIRRFKNENEEVINESRTNISLRYVFPKEMERVLSSNGFEIVKVYEDWNETPLTSESTRMIYVCKKIAK
- a CDS encoding ArsR/SmtB family transcription factor, with the translated sequence MEKDEHTILPLETIDEASRIFKALSDPTRIKILYLLSQEECSVSHMVEVLEMTQSAVSHQLSLLRNLRLVKYRREGNTFFYTYDDEHVIEILNQVLSHIDHT
- a CDS encoding GNAT family N-acetyltransferase codes for the protein MSINIIDITNSVVAKAVLDVQIPAYQVEAEIIQFYDLPPLKDTVESLTQCGETFIGFYIDGELCGVISYKIENTVIDIHRLVVHPRHFRKGIAKGLLEFVESSFNASYSLTVSTGAKNSPAITFYNKNGFTKTKEIPITEGLTIACFRKYIKTEGGSN
- a CDS encoding cation diffusion facilitator family transporter, with product MAHHHHHHHGHDHHHDHHHHFEITREGNKKGLLIALVITTSIMLLEFFGGLLTNSLALLSDAGHMLSDASSLLLSLIAIWFASRPPSPKKTYGFYRVEILAALFNGVSLFIIAGFIVWEAFERFLAPPTVASGTMIIIASVGLFANLVSAWALIRKGDVKNNVNLRSAYLHVLGDALGSVGAIIAGIVMLMFSWYIADPIISVIVALLILKSAWGVILHSIHILMEGTPTTLNQHEVKNELLQITGVKDIHDLHIWTITSGLDSLSCHMVIEDQIDSQEILQHAIDKIKDKFHIVHTTIQIETSKIQHKETLCMKKYNECIF